One Phaseolus vulgaris cultivar G19833 chromosome 11, P. vulgaris v2.0, whole genome shotgun sequence genomic window carries:
- the LOC137836568 gene encoding uncharacterized protein, with translation MLGKGKLAELRAIARSHKLAAGSQTVPNSVVEIAAAQGKTPPRGPTPSGALPALERKKLALKRPKRKTPQVVSEEEDDDEDTEDGLITKRKRVTTSTPPALPTPTPPSPPSPLEPVQAAPLAAAPIVIESSSPNYAENPPSASTPFVSAGEGPPSTTSIAGAALGEDEGAQASPMPITEVPASPPRLEAPLAVQAQEGGGESQHQTPPAPPALTSSLLDSFKETLGPFAAQLKAMAEGFPSLVTRAVTNSLKRLQEENFKLKESNLIIRAEAEKLTCNLLMKEIEHSRLEDALDAELRNTRKEASDLRRKLHTQLQEKIDLESKLVPFRVKVADLEAAQKAEASRVEKIEKRSTDREVLLGKVKADRDKALAELSQAREEATKVAAELAQARGESKKATEELARAHEEKEELKNQIYELEQSAAPILASGIDAALEQMSCQYPEFDLSMLSICNEVVDGKVVPSED, from the coding sequence ATGTTGGGAAAAGGAAAgctggctgaattgagggcgatcgcccgatcccacaaacttgcggcgggctcccaaactgtgcccaactcggttgtggagatcgccgctgcccaaggAAAAACTCCTCCCCGAGGTCCAACTCCTTCTGGGGCCCTACCCGCCCTAGAAAGGAAAAAACTGGCGTTGAAGAGACCAAAGAGGAAGACCCCTCAGGTGGTTTCGGAGGAAGAAGACGACGATGAAGACACCGAGGATGGTCTCATCACCAAGAGGAAAAGGGTAACCACCTCTACACCACCTGCACTCCCAACACCAACGCCGCCATCACCTCCATCTCCGCTAGAACCAGTCCAAGCAGCACCACTGGCCGCCGCGCCCATAGTGATCGAAAGTAGCAGCCCTAATTATGCagagaaccctccgagcgcctctacaccatttgtatctgctggagagggtcctccttccacCACATCCATTGCTGGGGCCGCACTAGGAGAAGATGAAGGTGCTCAGGCTTCTCCAATGCCTATAACAGAAGTTCcagcctcaccaccacgcctggaagccccccttgctgtacaagctcaagagggtggtggtgaaagccAACATCAAACTCCACCAGCACCTCCAGCATTAACCTCAAGTCTCCTAGATTCCTTCAAGGAGACCTTGGGACCTTTCGCAGCTCAGCTAAAGGCCATGGCGGAAGGTTTCCCTTCGCTTGTAACAAGAGCTGTGACGAATTCGCTCAAGAGGCTCCAAGAGGAAAACTTCAAGCTCAAGGAGTCAAATCTCATAATAAGGGCTGAGGCTGAAAAGCTCACTTGCAATCTTCTGATGAAGGAGATTGAacattcaaggctggaggatgCACTGGACGCTGAGCTAAGGAACACACGCAAGGAAGCCTCTGATCTGCGCCGAAAACTGCACACCCAACTCCAAGAGAAAATTGACTTGGAGAGCAAATTGGTCCCATTTAGGGTCAAGGTGGCAGATTTGGAGGCTGCACAAAAGGCTGAAGCTTCTAGGGTggagaaaattgaaaaaagatCAACAGATAGGGAGGTCCTCTTGGGGAAGGTCAAGGCAGACAGGGATAAGGCTCTCGCTGAGCTCTCCCAAGCTCGTGAGGAAGCCACAAAGGTTGCTGCAGAGCTTGCCCAAGCTCGGGGTGAGAGTAAGAAAGCTACTGAAGAACTTGCTCGAGCTCATGAGGAGAAGGAAGAACTGAAGAACCAAATATATGAGCTCGAGCAGAGTGCTGCTCCAATCCTCGCCTCTGGGATCGACGCTGCTCTGGAGCAAATGTCATGCCAATATCCTGAGTTCGACCTTTCCATGCTGTCGATTTgtaacgaggtggtggatggcaaggtcgttccttctgaagattag